GTTTCACATTTTGCAAACCTAGAAACAAAATATACTTGGGTCGTTTTTCATTCACTCACCAAACAAACGACGTCGTAGAAGCTCATATACCCTTGTCAAATCAAATACccccatttcatttcattcaccTTCTTCtcagaaacaaaagaaaagaaaaagcgTTTCAGAATTTTCCCGCCAATTTTCTTCCAATCTCAACAATGGCTCCAAAATCCGATAGCGCTGAAGGTACTCTCATTACACACCCATCTCTCTCTCAATTTTTCGTTTCCTTTCATAAACCTAAcattttctctctttaattcaattttcagcAATCGTGTTGAACTTCGTCAAcgaggtaaaaaaaaaaaattgttttcactttcaattagTTTCTATTGATTTGGTATTTATACTGTGTTTATGGTAAaaatttgttgaattattgTGTTATTGTGATTTGGGTAGCAAAATAGGCCGCTGAATACGCAAAATGTGGCGGATGCGTTGCAAAAGTTTAATCTGAAGAAAGCGGCGATACAGAAAGCGTTGGATAGTCTTGAAAAAGGCGGGAAGATTTCGTTTAAGGAGTATGGTAAGCAGAAGATATACGTTGCTCGACAAGATCAGTTTGAGATTCCGAATAATGAAGAGCTTAATCAGATGAAGGAAAAGAATGCTAATTTGCAGAAGCAGCTTGAGGAACAGAAGAAGGTTATTGGTGAGGTTGAAGCAGGTAtgatttaaaatgttttggaaATGTAATTGAATTGGGTgattatattgattattgattGAACTCGATGCTGTTTGGTTATTTGAGCATTTTGATTGGGGTTTGTTTAGGGTTCGAGGGGTTTAAAACAGTTGAATCATGACCTGGATGATTCAACTGATTGAACTGGTACTATCTACAGTTCAGTTATTTGAGTAGCTTAATTGTGGTTCCATCCCGATTTGAGCGGTTTAAAGCAGTTGAATCATGACCTGAATGATTCACGAGTTCGGTGTTTTAAAACCTAAATGATGGAACTGTGAACCGGTGCTTTCTACGGTTTGGTTATATGAGTAGTTTAGTTTGTGTTCCATTCCAATTTGAGTGATTTAAAAAGAGGTTTGGGTTTGATGTATGGTTGAGTCTTTAAAACACTAATTAATTTGAGTAGTTTAATAACTGTTATGGTTCGTTTATTTGAGCATTTTGGTTATGGTTTCATCCCAATTTGAGTGGATACCTGGAGGTTTTGTTCATTCGATGCCCGGATCAGTCTTTCAAGCACTGCAATTAATTGAAGCCATATTTTGATCTTCACCAGATTGTTCAATTGATTGAACCCTGAACTGGTACTATCTTTAATTAATGAAAAGAGATGGAACGAAGTACAATGATACAAAGTATCTCTCAAGTTAGTAGGATTTCgttgtaaaaatatatacaattatagTGTTTGCTGTGCTGGATTTCATTTTATAGTATTTGTTGTGATCTCCACCGATATCTTCCATTGCTGAAAAAGGATGGAACGGAATACAATGAAACGAAGTAACTCTCAAATTTGAGAGGATTTGATTGTAAAAATCTAGAGTTATAGTATTTACTGCAttccattttgttttgtttcatctGATTTCATTCGATTCTCTATTGAATATTCCAAGTAACAATCTAGCAGTACATTTGTTAAAGATTCCGGTTATTGTTGAAACTGGTGAGGGCTTGGTCTTTTAGAATTCTTGCAATTGATGAATGTAACTTGTTGGTGCAGAAATTAAGTCGTTGCAATCAAATTTAACAATGGAGCAGATCTGTGAAAAAGAAATTGACCTTCGAATGCAGGTAAATATGTGGTTGTTCATGTGCCTTTTTACATTGTTGAAAGGAATTAATGATTTGGAATGTTGTTCAATTAAGATATTGTTATCATCTATAAAATTCTGCTTCAGGTTCAAGAACTGGAGATCAAGTTGAACAAGTTACGTGGAGGTGTTACTTTGGTGAGGCCAGAAGAACGTGTGGCAGTTGAGAGTATGTTGTCGGAGAAAATAAGTCAGTGGAGGAAGCGTAAAAGAATGTTCAGGGATTTATGGGATACCCTCACTGAGAACTCACCTAAGGATCCCAAAGAATTTAAGGTTTCTTTTTGTCCTGTCAGTATCATAGTTGTTCTTTTTCTATTGTTGTGTTGTGCctattattactattactattactaCTAATATAATTGAATATTGCAGGAGGAGCTTGGGCtagaatatgatgaagatgttggtGTGAGTTTGCAGTCATGCAGTGACCTGATACCGCAAGGTAAGAAGCGGCCAAGGGGACAGTGATATATTTATCGAAACTTGGAAGTCTTTCCTTCCTGATCAATGACACAGGTATATAGATTATATGGAGTTTCTGACAGTACtgaacatgaatacaaattacATAGTCAATGTAATGTAAGTCTTTACAATTTAGACTCAGTTTTCGGGTTTTAGTCCACCGTCTTTTACAAGACTAACTCACCAGGGCATGGTCTCAGTGcaaatattattgtttatatctCTCTGGTTGCTGACATTGGTCATACTACATAGCATGCTATCCTTGTGTATTGATGTTTCAGGCACATAATATCTTACTTAAGTTTCAAACTTCATAACCACTAACATTTGATTGATAATTTCACAAAAATTGGGTccaataaacaaaatattatggTAGGAACCTCATATCCGACCTTTAAGAAACTTACTGATGCTTTGCCTGGTATGCTAATATTCTGGTCTAAACTGAATTCTAAACTTGCTGATAAATGATAATAACACCAGATAGCTGACAATTGTTTTCATCTAATGTTAACATGCTATATACCACTGAAGAGTGAAGACTAGTTAGCAACTTCACTTTGAAATGTCTTCTGATATTCTGGTTTCTTTTGCACTCATCTGTGAATTGTCAAATACCAACCTGTTTCCTATGTCCTTGTCTGAAGGGTACCTATTTTTCTGTGATGATTAACTAGAAGTTGGAATCTATGATTCTGATTTTATATCTAACCATGTAAATGCTGGAAATCCATGCGAAAACTTTGATGGTAAATATGGaatacaataaaaatataatgaccGAAATATTTACATATTTAGCTAGGCTACTAGCAAGTTCATATTTGATTTGAAACATCGCATGCTGCTTGCGCTCATACCGAGCAATTTAACAATCATCTAGGTCTCATTGAAAATGGCCTCTTTTCTGTATTAACCTGAGGTGCACTCTGCATCTAGTCCTCACTGTATTCAAATCTAGTTGCCTAGAACCTGATCCAACCTCTTTTTCCAGCATCATATCTTGAGAAGGTATCCTCTTGGAAGAGCGACTTCTATTCCGTTTATTATTTGATTCATCAATCATCACTCTTGTAAAAAACAATTTCCTTTACAAAAACATCAGCTTTAATTTCAGCATCTAGTGAGGCCGCAGCCCCCTTCAAAACATCATCAGCTGAAATGCAACTTAAGATACGTTTTGGCATCTTTTAAATCTTTGttgaattatttcttttttcatggTTGGAGGCTTGGACTATTATGATCATCACACGATCATGTAGTCCAGTTTCTGAAAATTCCAAAAATGATTAATTGGTTCCTAAGATATTCATAGtcacaaaatcacaaatttatttgatatttaaaaGTAATTCAACGTTACGTACATATCCTTATGAAAGAATCCTATATAACTTTGTAAAATACTAGTGTAACGCCTCGTGCCAAGTAcgggatacattttatttaaatttttttaatatgatttaaattttaacagattttttaaatattattgtttttgtttcttttcatccaTAATTTTGGCATTATGTGGTATTTTATCTTCGTATTTAAAATTGAACgataaataatcatttattgagatcaaaaagttaaattttatagatgactatttttgtgagagtgataaaataatcaacaaaagtacaataaaatccaaaagataaaaacactataaataattaatatatttctaaaaaattaactaattagtaAGAGTTTGTATTAGCTTTGGTTTGTCAGTCATtcaatatatcaaatggatatgattacctatgttttaatttttcactcttaataaaatattaattttttacttaatcaCAATGATCTCTATGAtcgcaattataaataaaaaaaacctaaatttaaaattttagttacatctattatttttattggtttcataaataatattcattaacattatttttttaatttatcaaaataagcacatttttgaataaaatttacctcataaatatatgtatattttgtatttcattaaaaaaaaatgaatt
Above is a genomic segment from Medicago truncatula cultivar Jemalong A17 chromosome 5, MtrunA17r5.0-ANR, whole genome shotgun sequence containing:
- the LOC11432620 gene encoding homologous-pairing protein 2 homolog; the protein is MAPKSDSAEAIVLNFVNEQNRPLNTQNVADALQKFNLKKAAIQKALDSLEKGGKISFKEYGKQKIYVARQDQFEIPNNEELNQMKEKNANLQKQLEEQKKVIGEVEAEIKSLQSNLTMEQICEKEIDLRMQVQELEIKLNKLRGGVTLVRPEERVAVESMLSEKISQWRKRKRMFRDLWDTLTENSPKDPKEFKEELGLEYDEDVGVSLQSCSDLIPQGKKRPRGQ